The Suricata suricatta isolate VVHF042 chromosome 3, meerkat_22Aug2017_6uvM2_HiC, whole genome shotgun sequence genome contains the following window.
CCGCGCTTGGCCACCCCTCTGACTTgcctgcacactctctccctcttctgtgcCCAGGACTCCACATCAGAGAGCCAGGATGTAGGCCCAAGCCCCAGGCCCAGCTCCGTGACCATGACCATGGAGAGGTCACTCGATTTCCCTGTCTGGCTGGTAAAGCGAGGGGGTTGGCTCACCTTAGATGATCAAGTTTGCGTCTAGCTCTGGCGTTTAAGACTCTCTGGCTCTGATTATAACCCTCTTCACCTCCCGGTGGTTGTTCAGGAACCGGGAGACAGGGAATTATGGAGGGGGCCGAATGGTTCGGTGTCCCTTTGCTTTGTAAGCCTTCTGTTGCCATTAGAGGCTCTTGGATGGGTAGCCGTGAGCAGTGACGAGAGGCATAGGTAGACGGGGCGTCAAAATAAGGGATGAGAGCGTGGGCTCTGACGTCCGTCTTGGCGCTCAGATGTTCACTTCACCCACCCTAGCTAAgtaactttgggcaagtgactGAATTCTTCTAagcctctatttcttcatttgtaaacagGGATTACATTACCCACCCTGTTGGACTACTAGAAGGATTAATCATATAATAACTATAAAGAGCCACCATTTACTGTTTTTATCAGGGGTCAGTTACCCTTCTAAGTGCTTTATGCATATTTTTACAACTCTGAGAAGGGTGCTGTTAGAGTGTGAAACCCATTCTCCATGTGGAGGAACTGAGGCATAGTGAGGTGATATGGTCAGTGCCAGTCTCTGGTGAGCAGGGCCTGGTGGCTGAGCCCTTGGAGAACTGGACTGTGAACTGCTGTGAAACCAGAGGAGTCaaagggaggggtgagagagtGCAGAGGGAGTCCTGGTGAGTCAGCAGCCTTCTGAGCCGGACCAGGCCCCTGGAGACCTGGTGGCCGGTCTGAGGCTGACCTTCCTCTCTGTGATTTAACCTTGCACCGTGGGGCTGCAGCCCCTGTGGTCTGGGAAGGAGCCTGTTTGCCAGGCTCGGcttggaaggaggagggaggcaccACTGCTGGCCGGGCAAAGGGCAAGCCCGTGTTGCTGGGTGCCTCAGCAAGTTCAGTCTCTTAGAGCAGGAAGTGAGCTCACAGATCATCTGacctcattttatagaggagCACCCCCTGCAGGAGACAGGGCCGGGTCATGGTGACATCACCTGTGGTGGCCCAGCTGGGCCTTTGAACCATAGGGCCTCTCctgcctgtgcctccctcttgGGCCATGTTCAGCCTAGTCACCTGTGTGCTGTCACCCAGACGGGTGGGCATCTCAGGACCCAGGGCTGAGATGGCTGTAATAATGACACATAGCCCTACTCcatagtaagtttttttttaatattttgtttttttaatgtaatctctacagccaacatggggcttaacttacagccctgagatcaagagttgccgtctctactgactaagccagccaggcacttctttctttctttctttcttttttaataaattttaggggcgcctgggtggctcagttggttgagcctccggcttcggctcaggtcagatctcacgttcatgggttcgagccccgcatcgggctctgtgctgacagctagctcagagcctggagcctgcttccagttctgtgtctccttctctctctgcccctctccctctcatgctctgtctctctctgtattaaaaaaataaataaaacattaaaaaaaaattttagataattGCCCTATTCCAAAAGTGACCTGTTTGTACCTCTTCCTATAAGCAGGATGCCATTCTCTTGGTGGAATAAAACGGGGGTTCAGGGagcgggaagggcagaggggtGTAGGGAGAAGGAGCCTCTTGCCTCAGGGCAGGAGAGCCAgtttgtgtttcttcctttttcaaaatctATTAAGATTCACATATTATAACTATTTATACTTATTTCCCTATCCTTACAGAAGACCAGGACGTTTCTGAAGCAGTCACTGTCTCTGCTTCTTAAACTCACAGCACTCTGGTCTTGTTCTCGTTCGCTCCGTATTTCCTCAGGTCGCCGTACTTCACTGTGCAGGACCTTCACCATGACCCTGCTTTTGAAGCCTTGGTGTGCTGTCACACCCTCACTGTTAGAAAGGCCCTTCTTATTTCTGATGACACATTATTGTTGGGCTGGCTCATCTACTCTGGGAAGATGGAGACCAACTTTCCTCAAAGTAACCCATTTAGAGCCCTGGCCTGTTATTcgatcccctctccccctccccaccaccttcctCTCTGCATTATCCCAGTTCTCCTAAGAGAGAAGAGATGAGGCAGTCCTTTATCTGATCCCTGGAtggtgtggggagtggggggtgctCTAACAGGAAAAGCCggttctctcttccttccagcaGAGGTGCTGAGCATGTCACCTGCCTGGATCTGGGGGTGCTTCCTCCTTGAGGGGGTCCTAAAGGTCTGCCCCTTGGGACATGTTGTAGGAGGAGGTCGTGGCCCTGTCCAGGCTTTTCAGGGACCTCCTCCTTAGCTTCTCCCCAAGACCCCATCTTGGCCACCTCAGAGGGGAACACCAGGCCTGGAAGACATTTATTTGGcccaagaggcagaaagaacacAGCCTAATACAGAGGATGCAGACCCAGGACCCTGATGGCCTGGGTTCTGGTTGTACCATTAACCTGCTAGTTTTGTGACCCTGGGGAGTCATGAGTCACCTCACTGTTCTGTGCCTTGTTCCTCTTCTCTAAATTGAGCATCTGGGGCCATAAACCTGGAGGTCCCTTTCAGCTGTTTTTGGGGTTCCCTCCTCGTTCCTCAGCTCTCCCCGGGCTGGCCGAGAAGGCCCCTGCTGGATCCTGAGGCATGGCCTATCAGTGCGCTCTCCTCCCTACTAGCCATGGCCCCCGCTAGGGACCAGGCAGGAATCACAGGGATACCAGAGTCCAAAACATGGGTCTCTCCCTCCAAGGGGGATTCAGGGCCCTGTCTACACTATCCACTACCTGGCAAGGCAGTGAAGAGAACAGCGGCAGCCAGACGCTGCTACACCCATTGGACACACCTTAGCTGTTACTTGAAGGAACCAGAAAGTCCTGTCTCTGGCTTGACCTTTTGTGCAGCTCCCCAGCCCCGAGTGGCCAGCCCTGGGCACCTCCTCGCCCAGGCCTCTCTGGCGTCCCCTGACTCAGCCACTGGCCACGGGCCCACTGCCCTCCCGCTTGGGCCTGGTGGCTCGGCCCTGGGGCTAGCTTgtcctccacccccttcccctccacttaGAGCCCTGGCTTCTCCCCAGCGTGATGCTCCTGCCAGCTGCTGTGGGGGCTGGGCTGACCCCTTCAATGGGTCCCGGCTGGCTGGCAGGCCTTGTGACTCACTCCCAGGCTTGGCTGGGGCCATTGGGCTCCTTCCCTGGTCACTGGAAACTTCTTAAATGAGCACAGGGGAGTTCCCGAGCTTCCGTCGCTAGTCTCTCACACCCCTGATGCCCAGTGACTGCTCTGGGCTCCTGCACAAATCTCCCCTTCTCCTACTTTCCGGGGGGGTGGGGCGGCACCAGAGGGAGGGCCATAGACAGAAGGCTGGCAtgaaggcagaggggcaggggctgagctggtggggctggggaggatgGGCTGTGGGCAAGGAGGACACGCTGTGATCATGATCAAGAGAGAAAATACGAGGGTCCCCTCTCCACAGAggcagcctggcctggggcccAGTGAGCTTGGGCTGGGCACTCCTGACTCCTTTTCTCATCTCCTTTCAGGTGCCAGCTTTTGGCAGCCATTGAGGTGCCCTCAGCCCTTGAACGGCCATGTCCAGCCCCAGTGCCCCCCCTCCTTATGAGGACCGCAACCCCCTGTACCCTGGCCCTCCGCCCCAAGGGGGCTACGGGCAGCCGTCCGTCCTGCCCGGTGGCTACCCTGGCTACCCTGCCTACCCACAGCCTGGCTACGGTCACCCTGCTGGCTATCCACAGCCTATGCCCCCCATCCACCCGATGCCCATGAACTATGGTGAGTCCtcgaggggcagtgggggggctGGCGGGGTGGTAGCGCATGTACTACATGAGACcgcccctctcttttccttccatctcAGCTTCCTGTTTTATCCCTTTTTTCATCTCCTCCTTACATCTCTCCTGTTTCACCATCTTTGTTACCTGCGCTCCTGTCCCCTGAGCACCTGGTGCCCTGAGCTGCCTGCTCCCTCTCCACCTGGCCCTCAGCACCTGGCCCCTGAGCCACCTACTAGCCCCTTCATTCAGCAAGGAGACTGAGTCCACAGGCACACAGCAGAACTTCCACATCAGATGAGAAAGTGGCAGGGTGAGCCATTTCTGTGTCCTAACTAGACAGTTGCCACCACCCGACTCCTCTCTTCTTTGGTACCTGAggcacttttctgttttttttttcttaaatactctCATGCTGACAAGTCCTCATCCTTTAAGGTGACATCTGAGTTTTGCAGACACCCAGAAGTCATTTGGATGTTTGATAAATGTCATGGCAGGTAAATGCTCTGTTTGGTCAGAAATGAGAGATTAGAATGCAGGGATTTTTCCTGAATGGCTCACATGCGGATTTTGAAAGCAGCATCCAAGGAGGCATTGAAGGAATGTTTTGAGTCCTATAGCCTCTGGAATCCTGGGTCACGGCCAGCTCTCAGCTGTGTGTTCTGGTGGGACTATAGTGCGTCAGTCATGGTCACAGTCATGCTTGTACCGTGCACGCAGACCGATGGCATCCCTGAGCGCTGATGCTTGCCGGATGTAGATTATGGTCCTCACTCTTGTTTTCCACCTTCCTctactttcctcttcctctctccacctgtgacacccctgctctgcccctcactaGATCACAGCCCCTAGATGGAGACCATGAGCGTTCATCCCCCAGAGCACCCAGGTGTGGGCCTGCCACCCCCATCCAGGAGCCATCAGTGAATGTGCACCGATGGAATGGCTTACACTTAAGCCCCCTTGTGAGAGAGACACATGGCCCCATATGGTGCCCAGGCCATCACCAGGTTACCCTGAGGGCATCCAGAGGACCTGACTTGGGTGAGGAGTTCCTGAGTTACAGCCCTAGTCTTTTAGTTGGAGACCCCTGAGACTCTGAGATAATGTCCGTCATGCAGGCTTTGGGATTGAGGCCACATGTCTCAGGTCCCCAGTTGGTCATATTTGATCtgtccccaggcccaggccaAGGCTAtgatggggaggagagagcagtGAGTGAAAGCTTTGGGCCTGGAGAGTGGGATGACAGGAAAGTCCGGCACACCTTCATCCGAAAGGTGAGACATGGGCGGGAGGCTGCTGTACCTGGGCCCCTGAGGCTGtgggaatggggtggggtgggggaggggtggagatgACCCCGCACTATTAGGTCCAGGGCACTCATTCCCACGCAGATGTGCTGCTGCCTTCTGAATTCTCGTTAGTCCTGCCCAACCTCAGAGGGGGCCCTTGGCTCCACTGACCCACGTTCCCCACCTTTCACGCCTCTCTTCCTTGACCTTGTGGTGGGGGACAGATTCAATCTGAGaaaatctaagcaggctctgcccaaGTGTTCTACCGTCCCCAAACatctttctcctgttagactgtGAGCAACGTGAAGCCAGCATGATCATACTCTTTTAtaccccatccctcccccatctcaCATCTGCATGACGCCCTGCTCCAAGTAGGTAGATACCTGACAGATGTCACACTGAACTGCCAGAAGTGTGGAGGCCACACGGGTagtgcagggaggcagggggagtaAGTAGGGAACTGAGCCTAGATGTCGGacaaggtgggggcagggagatgtCAAGGagcagtgggaggtgggggtcagCTCTGTGGGTGTGAATAGTATCTGAGCCAGACTCCTTGAGGAGGGGGTGGCCTTCGGGCCAGGCTGCAGCCGAGGAGGGCTCTAGCGGAAATGAGAAGCAGATCCTTCACAGTTAAgaaggagccccctccccacccaaagAAGTTATGGGTGGGGTGGTAGGGTCTTTTGGGCTCCTTGGGGGGACTGGCTGCTTCCTGGGGAGACGCGGGGGATGGTGATGCatgctgcctcccacccccccacttgCTCCAGGTTTACAGCATCATCTCCATCCAGCTGCTCATCACGGTGGCCATCATCGCTATCTTCACCTTTGTGTGAGTCTGAGGACTCTGCCCCAGGCTCGCCAGCTGTGGGAGCgcctgggggccgggggggggggggcggtgaggggaGCGCTGTGCCCAGATGGACTGGAAGGGGAGTTTGTTTGCATGGGGTGGTCAGGGCAGCTGGGCCAGGCTGCCGGGAGGTCCTGGGCGGGGAGGCAGCCAGGCCGAGGTGTGACAGTGTGACTGTGTGACTCCTCTCCTGTGTCCTTCCCTGCTTCACAGGAAGCCAGTTGGTGATTTCGTCAGGAGAAACCTGTTTATCTACTATGTGTCCTAGTGAGTTctgctgctctctgctctgtgtgtgtatgtgtgtgtgtgttgggggtggggcagcgaTGGGTAGGGGGACAACTGACCAGCTTTTCTCAGGGTGGTGATCAGAGTACTTtagagggaccccccccccccccggtgccaGCTGTGCTGGGAAGGGCGGAGGTGTGCGAGCCACCCAGGGAGGAGTAGCAAcccacagagctggaagcaggggcagggagagggggacagcaTGCACACCCCCAAATGGTACGCACATTCTCCTAGTCTGTCTGTCACGGTCCTTCCTGGCCACACTCCCTGTTCAGAGGTTCTCAGTGCCCTTGGCGGGGGTACTTGTCCTGGTTGGCTTCTCCTCGGGCTTCCCACGGCCCCCGGCCTGCTGGCCTGGTGAGTGCCAGCAGGTGGGGCCAATGGGGCTGAGGGGCAGGCTGGGCCCGTAGTCTACTTCCTCATCTCTGTCTCCCCAGTGCTGTCTTCCTGGCCACCTATCTGACCCTTGCCTGCTGCCAGGGACCCAGGTGAGTCCCAGACAGACAACGAGAAGGGATggtggggggcaggcggggggccAAGTGTCTGGGAGAAGCCGGGGGGCCCCTAAAGCAGCTGCGTGGTCGTGAGCACAGCTGAAGTCGAGGTGCGTACACTGGGCGTGTGGGATCTATTCAGCCACGTGGCGGTTATTTTTACAGTACGTCTGTCAGATACGTAACGTTTTAGCCATTTAACAAATAGGAAGGACCCAAGGCTTAGAGAAGTTGAGTAACTTTCTCACATTCACAAGGCAGTTTAAGAACTGCAACAGGACCCAGGTGTTTGTGGCTCCATAGCCCAGGTCTGTCCCACTGCCCCAGGTTGTCCCTGCAAAGAACACCTGAGCAGGTACTGAAGGCCACGCCGGCCTTCCCTCTCCTGAGTTAAGGCCTAAATCTCTATGCACCTGAGCCAAGAACTTCCTTCTGCTAAAGGAGTCTCTGACACCAGGCTAGACCCAAGTCGCTAATCACAGTCTCTTTCCCTTCAGACGCCGTTTCCCATGGAATATCATCCTGCTGACCATCTTTGTAAGTCTAGAAGGGTTgagggagggtgtggagagggtGTGAGAGAGAGCTGGTCCCAGGGAAGGGGCCGGGGACACCACTGTGGAAGATgtccctggctctctccctgaccctgatCTGACCCACGGGCCTTGGTCTTCTCGgggctgcctctttcctgctcagtCGCATTGGCCCCCAGCTCCGGCAGTCTCCCGGGGCCGTGCCTCCACCCCACCTTCCTCACGTGTTTCACtcttgtctctgtccttccctcagaCTCTCGCCATGGGCTTCATGACGGGCACCATTTCCAGGTACGTTCAGGGACGAACCACCGCACTCCTGTGAAGTGTGTATTATGGGGCATGGGGCATCCCTGGGCCGGCAGTCATCTGCATGGGTGGGTGCTGGGCAGGGTCCTTCTAGAAGTGATGGTGTGAAGTCATTCATACGTGGCTTCTTCATCCCTTTGGCCTCTCTGAACTCCTTCTTCCCCTCAGTGTGTATGAcaccaaagctgtcatcattgcAATGATCATCACTGCTGTGGTATCCATTTCAGTCACTATCTTCTGCTTCCAGACCAAGGTGAGGGTATGGGGGGGGCCCTTCCCTGGCCACTCACCCCTTTCTTCTATGAACTGGGCCCTCCGGGCGTGGCAGCCAACAGGCCTGTGAGGGCCCAGACTCCTACACGCCAGGGGGCTCCCTTGGAGAGCCTagtccctgccccctcctgtcTGCACCTACAGAACTGCTTCTGGTGTCTGTCCTCAGAATGTCATGGTCATGCCCCTGCCTTCCAGGCAGCAGCCTTGGGACTCcctggagggggaggcagggcagcTGGCAGCTAGTTGTGATCCTTGTCTGACAggtgcctcctcctcccttcctgacAGGTGGACTTTACATCGTGCACAGGCCTCTTTTGTGTCCTGGGAATTGTGCTCATGGTGACTGGGATCGTCACCACCATTGTGCTGTCCTTCAAATATGTGAGTGTCCTGGGAGAGCTGGGGTCCGCAAACCTAACATTCACAGGAGACCCTCCGTGTGAAGTGTTGCAGCACGCCCCTGCCCCAGGCGTCGGGGCAGGATGACTTCCGGAAGCTCTCAGCTGCTCAGCAGAGGCACCAGTGCTG
Protein-coding sequences here:
- the TMBIM1 gene encoding protein lifeguard 3, with product MSSPSAPPPYEDRNPLYPGPPPQGGYGQPSVLPGGYPGYPAYPQPGYGHPAGYPQPMPPIHPMPMNYGPGQGYDGEERAVSESFGPGEWDDRKVRHTFIRKVYSIISIQLLITVAIIAIFTFVKPVGDFVRRNLFIYYVSYAVFLATYLTLACCQGPRRRFPWNIILLTIFTLAMGFMTGTISSVYDTKAVIIAMIITAVVSISVTIFCFQTKVDFTSCTGLFCVLGIVLMVTGIVTTIVLSFKYIYWLHMVYAALGAICFTLFLAYDTQLVLGNRKHTISPEDYITGALQIYTDIIYIFTSVLQLVGDRN